A stretch of Episyrphus balteatus chromosome 2, idEpiBalt1.1, whole genome shotgun sequence DNA encodes these proteins:
- the LOC129908197 gene encoding uncharacterized protein LOC129908197 has protein sequence METIYNDVEKIWSTPNLDIEHRGLGQAILTKLKDDNHDRILEVFYDKGISLTVGDVRQQTIKVAQNLQRIGLKKGDTVVIYSMLNKMITSIAFALYTIGAPVNFFETNLEGDDINQILQQIDPVLIIFEEEYRSKLFTAIKDSKLSNLKHVLSLDSDVTPSVEEVLFQDCGSINSFEVPKIEDPTTHPATLLLTSGTTRLPKIMVLSHAVMMEGIYSWYNLENGMKIFSFSPVRWISQVSLMLQPVFFDVQRFYTSQNPSGELGRDIIDTCKITHFLTVPTNYPPILKAAELSGNPDSLSSLKIAAVGGEVVSEALIDHFSKALPNCRPVKCYGMTELGGLCASDEDITKKGVNGGALKKGFMAKIVDGNMKPLGPNEMGQLLMKRNSLPYLKYLKNDTANRENFVEGGWLKTGDYAYMDSDHLLNIVARCKDLIRSSRNIVNSRTPLYLVKY, from the exons ATGGAAACAATTTACAATGATGTTGAAAAAATCTGGAGCACTCCGAATCTTGACATTGAGCACCGAGGTCTTGGTCAagctattttaacaaaattaaaagatgACAACCACGACAGAATTTTGGAAGTGTTTTATGATAAAGGAATTTCGTTAACAGTTGGTGATGTTCGTcaacaaacaataaaagttGCACAGAATTTGCAACGAATTGGACTGAAGAAAGGTGATACAGTAGTGATTTACTCAATGTTGAACAAAATGATTACTTCAATTGCTTTTGCTTTGTATACTATTGGAGCACCGgttaatttttttgagacaAATCTTGAAGGAG ATGACATCAATCAAATTCTTCAGCAAATTGATCCAGTACTCATAATTTTTGAGGAAGAATATCGATCAAAGCTTTTTACAGCAATTAAAGATTCAAAACTTTCTAACTTGAAACATGTTCTTAGTCTTGATTCTGATGTTACTCCCTCAGTCGAAGAAGTTCTATTTCAAGATTGTGGAAGCATCAATAGCTTCGAAGTACCCAAAATCGAAGATCCAACTACCCATCCAGCTACTTTATTGCTAACCTCAGGTACAACAAGATTACCCAAGATCATGGTGCTCTCTCATGCCGTAATGATGGAAGGCATTTATTCTTGGTATAATCTTGAAAATggaatgaaaatattttcatttagtcCGGTTCGATGGATAAGTCAAGTGTCACTCATGTTGCAACCTGTATTCTTTGATGTTCAACGATTCTACACGTCACAAAATCCATCTGGAGAATTGGGCAGAGACATCATCGACACCTGCAAGATCACTCATTTTTTAACTGTTCCTACAAATTATCCACCAATTCTCAAAGCAGCCGAACTTTCCGGCAATCCGGACAGTTTAAGTTCACTGAAAATAGCTGCAGTTGGTGGTGAAGTGGTATCAGAAGCTTTGATAGATCATTTTTCAAAAGCTCTGCCAAATTGTAGACCAGTTAAATGCTATGGAATGACTGAATTAGGTGGTTTGTGTGCTTCAGATGAAGATATCACCAAAAAAGGTGTTAACGGAGGGGCTTTAAAGAAAGGTTTTATGGCAAAAATCGTTGATGGCAATATGAAGCCCCTTGGACCTAACGAAATGGGTCAACTGCTTATGAAGAGAAATTCACTACCTTATCTgaagtatttaaaaaatgatacagCTAATAGAGAGAACTTTGTAGAAGGAGGATGGTTGAAAACCGGTGACTATGCGTACATGGATTCGGATCATCTCTTAAATATTGTTGCACGATGTAAGGATTTAATTCGATCAAGTAGAAACATTGTAAATTCAAGAACTCCTTTGTATTTGGTCAAGTACTGA